From the Bdellovibrio reynosensis genome, one window contains:
- a CDS encoding YheT family hydrolase — MQRLELIPLKAPFWADSGHGQTLWAHFLSSPKLEYLGKNFEVDLPDGDRLFCFYKPGTSHLVISLFHGLSGDVHADYMQRTALLCEQLGHSVVLVNHRGAGHGFAHARHPYHSGRAEDVSAVLAKLREMFPGKKQIAVGYSMSGNMLLCLLGGFKGHVKPDGAITVNAPLNLANGSRNLKQGFNRIYDLRFVNRLRKNIHKKHRHGLIDKKYNIPLWSTVWDMDQIYTAPAGGFKDREDYYQTCSSINYISNIDVPTYVLSALDDPFIMAEDYLNAQFSKSVQVHIEARGGHLGYIHSDKTPLGTNRWLDYYLHEAFKALENTLR, encoded by the coding sequence TTGCAAAGACTTGAACTGATTCCATTAAAAGCACCATTTTGGGCTGACAGCGGTCACGGTCAGACTTTGTGGGCGCATTTTTTAAGTTCGCCAAAGTTAGAATACCTAGGTAAAAATTTTGAAGTCGATCTTCCTGACGGGGATCGACTTTTTTGTTTTTATAAACCAGGCACAAGTCATCTAGTTATCAGTTTGTTTCACGGTTTATCTGGTGACGTGCATGCCGATTATATGCAACGAACGGCTTTATTGTGTGAACAGCTCGGACATTCGGTTGTTTTAGTAAATCATCGCGGGGCTGGCCATGGATTTGCCCACGCTCGTCATCCTTATCATTCAGGCCGTGCTGAAGATGTGTCAGCTGTACTCGCCAAATTGCGTGAAATGTTCCCGGGTAAAAAGCAAATTGCTGTGGGTTATTCCATGAGTGGAAATATGCTTTTGTGCCTGTTAGGTGGTTTTAAAGGCCATGTGAAGCCCGATGGAGCCATCACGGTGAATGCGCCTTTAAATTTAGCTAACGGTTCAAGAAATCTTAAGCAAGGGTTTAACAGAATTTATGATTTAAGATTCGTAAACCGTCTGCGCAAAAATATTCACAAAAAACATCGCCACGGTCTTATCGACAAAAAATATAATATTCCCCTGTGGTCGACAGTGTGGGATATGGATCAGATTTATACAGCCCCAGCGGGGGGCTTCAAAGACCGTGAAGACTATTACCAGACTTGTTCATCGATAAATTATATTTCAAATATTGATGTGCCGACCTATGTGCTTTCAGCTTTGGACGATCCGTTTATTATGGCCGAAGATTATTTGAATGCACAATTTTCAAAAAGCGTTCAGGTGCATATCGAAGCGCGGGGCGGGCACTTAGGTTACATCCATTCAGATAAAACACCGCTTGGGACCAATCGTTGGCTTGACTATTATCTGCACGAAGCTTTTAAGGCTTTAGAAAATACTCTTCGCTAA
- a CDS encoding DUF3465 domain-containing protein: MTNLRHLSLYVLTVLVGFSSFNEAHAKRKNKFQEPAPEPLNISLVDDTASDTDIVRAVNDRRRVNFVEGGSLTVVKVLPDDRNGREHQKWVVRLSNGQEMQAVYNSDMCPRVPVKAGDVIAMGGEFIWTNKGPLLHWLHGDPRGNRTDGYVYLKGTYYCKDLN, translated from the coding sequence ATGACGAATCTACGCCATCTATCGCTATATGTCTTGACTGTCCTTGTGGGATTTTCATCATTCAACGAAGCTCACGCTAAAAGAAAAAATAAATTCCAAGAGCCAGCTCCTGAACCTTTAAACATCTCTTTAGTTGATGATACTGCCAGCGATACCGATATTGTTAGAGCGGTGAACGACCGTCGCCGTGTGAACTTCGTAGAGGGCGGCAGTCTGACAGTTGTAAAAGTTCTGCCTGACGACAGAAATGGAAGAGAGCACCAAAAATGGGTGGTTCGCCTTTCTAATGGTCAAGAAATGCAGGCAGTGTATAATTCAGACATGTGTCCCCGTGTTCCCGTCAAGGCAGGTGATGTGATCGCCATGGGCGGAGAGTTTATCTGGACTAATAAAGGCCCGTTACTTCATTGGCTGCATGGTGATCCCCGCGGAAATAGAACTGATGGATATGTTTATCTAAAAGGAACTTACTATTGCAAAGACTTGAACTGA
- the greB gene encoding transcription elongation factor GreB has translation MDNNKNYITPEGLTKLKDEYHQLMHVERPKVVEVVAWAASNGDRSENADYQYGKRRLREIDRRVHFLTKRIEDAEVVDPKLMKGGTVLFSATVTVSDEDGEEQVYQIVGEDELDPKRGKISWKSPVAKALLGKKVGEEVRIVKPAGEEFVTIENIEYK, from the coding sequence ATGGATAATAACAAGAACTATATCACTCCCGAAGGTCTTACGAAATTAAAGGACGAATATCATCAGCTCATGCACGTTGAGCGTCCCAAGGTGGTGGAAGTAGTGGCGTGGGCGGCAAGCAATGGCGATCGCTCGGAAAACGCCGATTATCAATATGGAAAAAGACGTTTGCGAGAGATTGATCGCCGCGTTCACTTCTTAACAAAAAGAATAGAAGATGCGGAAGTTGTGGATCCGAAACTTATGAAGGGCGGCACGGTTCTTTTTAGCGCCACCGTCACTGTGTCGGATGAAGATGGTGAAGAACAAGTTTATCAAATTGTCGGTGAAGACGAGCTTGACCCTAAGAGGGGCAAAATATCTTGGAAGTCTCCTGTCGCTAAAGCGCTGCTTGGCAAAAAAGTGGGCGAAGAAGTGCGAATTGTAAAACCCGCTGGGGAAGAATTCGTCACGATAGAAAACATCGAATATAAATAG